The Arachis duranensis cultivar V14167 chromosome 2, aradu.V14167.gnm2.J7QH, whole genome shotgun sequence genome has a window encoding:
- the LOC107476300 gene encoding 29 kDa ribonucleoprotein A, chloroplastic: MSTSAASLALPTLSLRTRQPLSSSPPQCFASFSFNPTKSASISTTFLPLRPTRFVSNVALSSQFDQDEEILSDGDDRSFSPDLKLFVGNLPFSVDSAQLAELFESAGTVEVVEVIYDKMSGRSRGFGFVTMSSIEEAEAAKQQFDGYELDGRALRVNSGPPPAKNEGSRFRSPSRGGFSSDNGNRVHVGNLAWGVDHLALENLFREQGKVLEAKVIYDRESGRSRGFGFVTYSSPEEVNSAIESLDGADLNGRAIRVSLADSKPKRPF, translated from the exons ATGTCTACCTCTGCAGCTTCTCTTGCTCTTCCAACCCTATCACTTCGAACCCGACAAcccctctcttcttctcctccacAATGCTTCGCTTCTTTTTCCTTCAACCCCACCAAATCCGCTTCCATTTCCACCACTTTCCTTCCTCTTCGTCCAACCAGGTTCGTTTCAAATGTCGCTCTTTCCTCCCAATTCGACCAGGACGAAGAGATTCTCAGCGATGGAGATGACCGCAGCTTCTCCCCTGACCTCAAGCTCTTCGTTGGCAACCTTCCTTTCAGTGTTGACAGCGCCCAACTCGCTGAGCTCTTTGAAAGTGCTGGTACCGTTGAAGTCGTTGAG GTGATTTATGATAAGATGAGTGGAAGAAGCAGGGGCTTTGGTTTTGTGACCATGTCTTCGATTGAGGAAGCTGAAGCTGCTAAACAACAATTCGATGGCTAT GAGCTAGATGGGAGGGCACTGAGAGTGAATTCTGGACCACCTCCTGCTAAGAATGAGGGTTCCCGTTTCAGATCTCCTTCTAGGGGTGGTTTCTCTTCAGATAACGGAAACCGTGTTCATGTTGGTAATCTTGCTTGGGGTGTTGACCACTTAGCACTTGAGAACTTGTTTCGTGAACAAGGAAAAGTTTTGGAGGCCAAGGTAATCTATGACAGGGAAAGTGGAAGATCAAGAGGCTTTGGATTTGTGACTTACAGCAGCCCTGAAGAGGTCAATAGTGCTATTGAATCCCTAGATGGCGCG GACTTGAATGGCAGAGCTATTAGAGTTTCTTTAGCAGATTCTAAGCCAAAGCGCCCGTTTTGA